AACGCCCGCCGGTGTTCCTGCTCGACGCCCTCGAAAAGCGCTTCGGCTTCCCGGTGCCGCGCCACAACGGCCACAACACCGTCGAGGCGATCCACGCCATGCTCGACGGCCGAGCCAAGGTGTTCATCGGTCTGGGCGGCAACTTCGCCCAGGCCACGCCGGACACCGAACGCACCGCGCAGGCGCTGCGCAATTGCGAGTTGACCGTGCACATCAGCACCAAGCTCAACCGCAGCCACCTGGTCCACGGCAAGCAGGCGCTGATCCTGCCGTGCCTGGGCCGTACCGATATCGACCTGCAGGGCGAAGGCCCGCAGGCGGTAACGGTGGAGGACTCGTTCAGCATGGTCCACGCCTCCAACGGCCAGCTCAAGCCGCTGTCGCGGCAGATGCGCTCGGAGCCGGCCGTGGTCGCCGGTATCGCCGCCGCCACCCTGGGCAAGCAACCGGTGGACTGGCACTGGTTGGTGGCCGACTACGACCGCATCCGCGACCTGATCGCCGACACCATTCCCGGCTTTGCCGACTTCAATGAACGCCTGCGCCTGCCCGGCGGCTTCTACCTGGGCAACAGCGCCGGCAGCCGCCAGTGGAAGACCGCCAGCGGCCGTGCCAACTTCAAGGCCAACCTGCTGCCCGACAGCCTGCTCGACGAACGCGTGCGCGCCAGCGGCCAGGTGCCGGACCTGATCATGCAGTCGATGCGTTCGCACGATCAGTACAACACCACCATCTATGGCATGGACGACCGCTACCGCGGCGTGCGCGGCCAGCGCGACGTGCTGTTCGTCAACGAAGCCGACATCATCCGCCTGGGCTTCCAACCGGGGCAGAAAGTCGACATCGTGTCGCTGTGGGGCGATGACCATGTACGCCGGGTGCAGGGCTTCACCCTGCTGGCGTTCGATATTCCCGCCGGCCAGGCGGCGGCCTACTACCCCGAGGTAAACCCGCTGGTGCCGCTGGAAAGCATCGGCGACGGCAGCCATACGCCGACGTCGAAGTTCATCGCCATCAAGCTGGAACGAGCGCGGGACGACGGGCGCATCATCTGAGCAAGATTGGGCTAGGCGCGCTCCTACAGGGGGCAAGCGCAGATCCCGAGCACCTGCCCACAAAAAAGCCCTGTTCCGCAATGGTTCAGGGCTTCGTCATAAATAGCTCAGACAGCCGAAATTCGCAAAAGTTTCATACATAATTCAATAACTTAGAGAATTGTGTACAACTCGTGCTACTCGTCGGATTCCGATTGCCAGCCGCCTCGGCGAGCCTCAAATTCCGCTTCGTCATCCCTCTGAGGCTCTCTTGATGAAGAAGTACTCCTCGATTCTGTTGTTGTCTTTTGGTCTGCTCAGCGGCGTTGCCATGGCAGGCGGCACCACCGAAGCCGGCATTGGCGGCGCATTGGGTGGGGTACTGGGCTCCGTGGTGGGCAACTCCATCGGCGGTAGCACCGGCGGCGCCATCGGTGCCGGCCTGGGCGGCGCGGCCGGCGGTGCGTTGGGCGCCGACAAGCGCCAGCGCGGCGAGGCCGCCATCGGTGGCGCGCTGGGTGCAGCAGGCGGCAACGTGGTGGGTCGCTCCATGGGCGGCACCACCGGCAGCTACATCGGCGCGGCCGCCGGTGGTGGCGCCGGTGGCGCACTGGGCAACTACATGGGCAACAAGGCCGACGAAGATGAACGCCACGAGCGTCGCTACCGTCGCGACTACGACGATCGCCGCTACTACGACCGTGGCCACCACTATGGCCATCGCAAGCACAAGCGCCACTGGCGCCACGACTGATCGCCAGGCTTACGCCTGAAACCTAAGGCCCTGCCCTCATCGGCAGGGCCTTTTCGTTTGTATACCCGCCAGAGGATTAGGGGCTGCCCCGATATGGAGGCCACTTGCCACTAGTTATCATCGTCGTTTCGATCAAGCACAGGACGCAGGGAATGCGCACGATCATTACCGCCCCCATCTGCCTGCCACGGGCCAGGAGAGGCTGAAGGATGCCAGGCCGCCGCCCGCCACTGCTCGGCGAAGCCAGCTTTGCGTCGATTCGCCAACGGGTCGTGCAGGCCACCGGCGTGCAACTGGCCGACGACCGCCGTGCCGTGGTCGCGGCACGCCTGCACAAGCGCCTCAAGGCCTTGGGCCTTCCCGACTTCGAACACTATCTCGCCCTGCTCGACGGCCCCCACGGCGCGGGCGAACGCGAGCACCTGCTGCGCCTGCTGGTCGCCCATGACAGCTACTTCTTTCGCGAGCATCGTCATTTCGAATGCCTGGCCCGCTGGCTGGCCGAGCTCGACCACCCCGCACGCCTGTGGAGCGCCGCCTGCGCCACCGGGGAAGAAGCCTGGAGCCTGGCCATGGTCGCCGCCGAAAACGCCCGCCATCCCGACTGGCAGGTGCTGGCGAGCGACTTCAACGCGCAACTGCTGGAAACCGCCGCTGCCGGCATCTACGACATCGCCCAGGCACGCTACTTTCCCGAAGGCTGGCTGGCCCGCCACGGCCTGTGCGGGGTAGGCGAGATGACCGGTCGACTGCGGGTCTCGGCGGCCCTGCGCAAGCAGGTGCGCTTCGAAGCGCTCAACCTGATCCGGCCCCTGCCCGAACAGCTCGGCAGCTTCGACGTCATCCTGTTGCGCAACCTGTTGTCGAACCTGGCGCCACGGTACAAGAACGAGGTACTCCAGCGCCTGCTGGCACACCTGCGCCCCGGTGGCCTGATGATCATCGGTCACAGCGAGAGCGTCCATGCCCTGGGCCTGCCCCTGCGTCCACTACTGCCGTCGGTGTTCGAACGCCTATGATAAGAGGCACTGCCGTGCCCATCGGCAGACAAGGACTGATCGCGCAACCGCGCGGCAGTGCGCTTCCGGATCGAGCAGGCCTGCCGCCCCCCTTCCCTTGCGAAACAGGCCCTTATTCATGCCTTGCCGAATCCTGCTTGCCGATCACTCGCCGCTCTTCCGCGCCGGCCTGCGTGCCCTGCTTGAACAGAAGAAAGATTTCGTCGTGGTGGGCGACACCGGCGATGCCATGACAGCCGTGAGCCTCGCGGAAAAACTCAAGCCGGACATCGTGGTGCTCGACATGAGCGGCGAG
This window of the Pseudomonas mosselii genome carries:
- a CDS encoding glycine zipper domain-containing protein; this encodes MKKYSSILLLSFGLLSGVAMAGGTTEAGIGGALGGVLGSVVGNSIGGSTGGAIGAGLGGAAGGALGADKRQRGEAAIGGALGAAGGNVVGRSMGGTTGSYIGAAAGGGAGGALGNYMGNKADEDERHERRYRRDYDDRRYYDRGHHYGHRKHKRHWRHD
- a CDS encoding CheR family methyltransferase, with the translated sequence MPGRRPPLLGEASFASIRQRVVQATGVQLADDRRAVVAARLHKRLKALGLPDFEHYLALLDGPHGAGEREHLLRLLVAHDSYFFREHRHFECLARWLAELDHPARLWSAACATGEEAWSLAMVAAENARHPDWQVLASDFNAQLLETAAAGIYDIAQARYFPEGWLARHGLCGVGEMTGRLRVSAALRKQVRFEALNLIRPLPEQLGSFDVILLRNLLSNLAPRYKNEVLQRLLAHLRPGGLMIIGHSESVHALGLPLRPLLPSVFERL